One segment of Gadus chalcogrammus isolate NIFS_2021 chromosome 8, NIFS_Gcha_1.0, whole genome shotgun sequence DNA contains the following:
- the LOC130387320 gene encoding ADP-ribosylation factor-like protein 6-interacting protein 4, protein MIFHQLRSATPGNMNLPMVERPERSTRAKGQRGTEGESSDMPTAGKVQWKKRSEELQTRIELLEEENALLKQQLEQRPSAEQGDTVDNTNTEPESNTDASSSSSTDSDSSSSSSSSSDGRKKKEEAQEKSKKKEQKVEEVEEVKGQRISCDNHIGCGEAVPPGPSNN, encoded by the exons ATGATTTTTCACCAGTTAAGATCTGCCACGCCTGGAAATATGAATCTGCCTATGGTGGAAAGGCCTGAGCGCTCTACCCGGGCAAAAGGACAGCGGGGGACTGAAGGAGAAAGCTCCGATATGCCTACTGCTG GCAAAGTCCAATGGAAGAAGCGGTCAGAAGAGCTGCAGACCCGGATAgagttgctggaggaggagaatgctTTACTGAAGCAACAGCTTGAGCAAAGGCCTTCAGCAGAGCAAG GTGACACAGTGGACAACACTAACACCGAACCAGAGTCAAACACTGACGCAAGTAGCAGCTCCAGCACAGACTCAgattccagcagcagcagctcttcctcctctgatggCCGAAAGAAAAAAGAGGAAGCACaagaaaaaagcaaaaaaaaggaGCAAAAAGTCGAAGAAGTCGAAGAAGTCAAAGGCCAAAGGATATCGTG tGACAACCATATCGGATGTGGTGAAGCGGTACCGCCAGGTCCTTCGAATAATTGA